The following coding sequences are from one Corticium candelabrum chromosome 20, ooCorCand1.1, whole genome shotgun sequence window:
- the LOC134195885 gene encoding E3 ubiquitin-protein ligase RNF217-like — protein sequence MSTLSISEVEDVQQNSTKEALSKLPPLATDDSHFHDFCHAVDDSRGSDTSSAISLSQMDENEEDEHHIARHMFYLDNWESDYEDDQVYSTHCIICYDEGQIPKRDCCGNYVCEVCLIQFVTTRVEEGLPKVQCPCPDCDEFISREEMKMLLPTHLVSKYEQFLVDCEGKPGVKTCPRCSFILKWDEYNRQEKTTPMTETKGKRESSNEHKVVCPACDLVWCFSCHAPWHEKLSCRQFRKGQKLFKKWIKGKHNGIANAQRCPKCHICIQRTTGCDHMTCSRCQCDFCYRCGKRMISFGWVGDHYSRYSIFGCKYNYKPDKPVQRKLTRGAIFSGTVAATPVVAGLAVGVAGVVVAASPVILSAYGIYRLGRKLKRRF from the coding sequence ATGAGCACACTCAGCATATCAGAAGTTGAAGACGTTCAGCAGAATTCCACAAAGGAAGCTCTTTCCAAACTTCCGCCTCTGGCTACTGACGACTCCCATTTCCACGATTTTTGTCACGCAGTCGACGACTCTCGTGGCTCTGACACGTCGAGCGCCATCTCCCTCAGTCAGATGGACGAAAACGAGGAGGACGAACATCATATTGCCCGTCACATGTTTTATCTAGACAACTGGGAATCAGACTATGAAGACGACCAAGTCTACTCGACCCACTGTATCATTTGCTATGACGAAGGACAGATACCAAAACGCGACTGTTGCGGAAATTATGTCTGCGAGGTTTGCCTCATACAGTTTGTAACAACAAGAGTGGAGGAAGGCTTACCGAAAGTTCAGTGCCCATGTCCTGATTGTGACGAATTCATTTCGagagaagaaatgaaaatGCTGCTACCTACTCATCTCGTTTCGAAATATGAGCAGTTTCTTGTCGACTGTGAAGGGAAACCAGGAGTGAAAACGTGTCCCAGGTGCTCGTTTATCCTCAAGTGGGATGAATACAATAGACAAGAGAAGACCACGCCGATGACTGAAACAAAGGGCAAGAGAGAGTCAAGCAATGAGCACAAGGTCGTGTGTCCTGCTTGCGATTTGGTTTGGTGTTTTTCATGTCACGCTCCGTGGCACGAAAAACTGTCTTGTCGACAATTTCGAAAAGGCCAGAAGCTGTTCAAGAAGTGGATAAAGGGCAAACATAATGGCATTGCCAATGCTCAACGATGTCCAAAGTGTCATATTTGCATCCAACGGACGACCGGTTGTGATCACATGACGTGTAGTCGATGTCAGTGTGACTTCTGCTATCGTTGTGGCAAACGTATGATCAGCTTCGGATGGGTAGGAGATCACTACAGTCGATACAGCATTTTCGGAtgcaaatacaattacaaaCCTGATAAGCCAGTTCAACGAAAGTTGACGCGAGGTGCCATTTTCTCGGGTACAGTCGCTGCCACTCCTGTAGTTGCTGGTTTGGCTGTCGGAGTCGCTGGAGTCGTAGTGGCAGCAAGTCCGGTTATACTCTCAGCCTATGGTATCTACCGTCTAGGACGAAAACTGAAAAGGAGATTCTAA